The following are encoded in a window of Catenulispora sp. EB89 genomic DNA:
- a CDS encoding YggT family protein, producing MSVVGALLLWVLYLFALCLIIRLIIGWVLVFARSWEPRGVMLVVVETAYTVTDPPLKLLRRYIPPLRLGGMGFDVAFMILVIIVLLLIRVAATL from the coding sequence ATGAGCGTTGTGGGGGCGTTGCTCCTGTGGGTGCTCTACCTCTTCGCGCTGTGCTTGATCATCCGCCTGATCATCGGCTGGGTTTTGGTATTCGCCCGGTCATGGGAGCCGCGTGGTGTCATGCTGGTCGTCGTGGAGACGGCGTACACGGTCACAGATCCCCCTCTGAAGCTGTTGCGGCGGTACATCCCGCCGTTGCGGCTCGGCGGGATGGGGTTTGACGTGGCGTTCATGATCCTCGTGATCATCGTCTTACTGCTGATCCGGGTCGCGGCTACGCTGTGA